The nucleotide window GCGCTTCGCGTTCGGCGCCGCTCATCGCGGTCTCCGCACGAACAGTTGGTCCGCGACGGCGCCGAGCGCAATCTCACCGACCGGGCCGAGTCCTTGCGCGAGCGGCTTGAGGATCTCGCGGAACAGCAGGGCGCTCATCACAGCGCGCGCGTCGGTTTGTGCCAGCGTGCGCCGCTCCTCGGCGCGTGGATCAGCCGCGGTGGAGGTTGTTGGCGATGCGCAGCATCTCATCCGCCGCCTGCACTCCCTTGGCGTTCGCCTCGTACGCGCGCTGCGCGCCGAGAATCTGCATCATCGCCTCGACGATCGACACGTTCGAGCGCTCCAGCATCCCGAACGCGATCGCCGGTCCGTCGTGCTTACCGGGCGCGAACAACCGCGCACGTCCCGACGCCTCCGTCGCCGCGAACAGCGTCGCCCCGAGCGGCCGCAGTGCTTCCGGCGCCGCGAACGACGCCAGCCGCATCTGCGCGATCACGCGCCCTTTCACAGCCGGCGTGTCGATCACGACACGCCCGTCGCGCTCGACCCGCGCCGCCAGTGCGTCGGCCGGGATGCGCACGCCGCTCAGCGCCCAGCCCGCGCTGTTGCGCAGCGTTCCGTCGCTCTCGCGCGCGAACTCGCCGTTGCGCGTGTACGCTCGGGCACCGCCGCGCTCGACGACGAAGAACCCGGGCCCGTCGATCGCGACGTCGAACGCGCCGCCGCTGCGCACCAGCTTGCCCTGCGCGAAGACCGCGTGCTTTCCGACCGCGATCGTGCCAAGGCCTAGCGTTCCGGCGCGCACGTCGGCGAACGTCGCCGCCGCGCCCTTGAAGCCGGCGACGTCGGCGTTCGCCAAGTTGTCGGCGACGATCTCCAGCTGCGTCTGCTGCGCCGCCATCCCGCTCGCCGCCGCGAACATCGCGCGGTTCATCGCGGGCCTCGAATCCGTTGCATGTTGTCCATGCCCGGATGCTAATGAGCCCGCGTGACCACCCCGTGCCGCGAATGCGGCCGCGATGTTACATCGTCTACTGCACGCGGGCTACGTCGTTCGCGGCTTTCTCGCGTGAGGCGTCGATCGCCAGCAGCGTTTTCTGCGCCGTTTCGAACGCGCGCTGCGCGGTGAGGATCGCCAACGTCTCGCCGATCGGGTTCACCGTGCTCGTCTCCAGCGCGCCGGCCAGGATCCGCGTGCCGTGCGGCAGCGGAATACGATCCACCACCCGGCCGCCCTCGCGCACCGTGCCCTCCGGCTCGATGCGCGCGTCCTCCGAGACGCGCAGCACCCCGCGCGTCCCGTGCAGCCGCCGGCCGCGGTCGTCCACCAAAAAACCGTCCCGGTCGCGCGCGAACGCCCCTTCTCGGGTGAGTCCCTCGCCGACCCGAAATGCACCCTCACCGAGCAAAGCCAGATCGAAGCGCCGGCCGGTCGTGCGCACGGCTCCTTGCTCATATGACTGCCGCTCGGAGACGGCCAGGCCGCCTTCGGTCAGCGCGACCCGGGCGAGCGCCTTGCGGAAGCCGTCGGTGGAGGCGTTGGCCAGGTTCTGCGTCGCTATCTCAAGCTGCGCGCGGGCGGCCCGCATCGCGCTCGCCATCCAGTGTTGTCCGTCCATGCGGGAATGATCGCCTGGGCGGGGTCGCCGGCCGGTGTCCGCGCTGCGTCCGGGAGCGACGGAATCGGCGGGCCCGGCGGCGTAATTCCGAACGATACCGGCGGAACCGTTTCCGCCCGTCGACGAGGATGCGGATGCAGATCGGGATCTTGGGCTCCGGCAACATCGGAGGGAATGCCGCGCGCGCGTTTGCGCAGGCCGGCCATCACGTGCGGATCGCCAACTCGCGCGGTCCGGAAACCCTGCAAAAGCTGGTCGACGAGATCGGGCCGAACGCCGAGGCCACCACGCCTCAGGAAGCGGTCGACGCCAGCGACGTCGTCCTGATCTCGGTTCCCTGGACCAAGCGCGAAGAGGCGCTCGGCGAGATCGAAGGCTGGGACGACAAGATCGTCATCGACGCGATGAACGCCTACACCGAGGACTTCGAGATCGACGACCTCGGCTCGAAGACCTCGACCGAGTTCACCCGGGCGCTGGTCCCGGGGGCGCGCGTCGTCAAGGCCTTCAACACGATGTTCTACAAGCGGCTCGCCGGCGAGGGGAAGCCGAACGGCGCGAAAGACCGCCTCGCGATGCCGGTCGCCTCGGACGATCCC belongs to Candidatus Eremiobacterota bacterium and includes:
- a CDS encoding flagellar hook basal-body protein — its product is MRAARAQLEIATQNLANASTDGFRKALARVALTEGGLAVSERQSYEQGAVRTTGRRFDLALLGEGAFRVGEGLTREGAFARDRDGFLVDDRGRRLHGTRGVLRVSEDARIEPEGTVREGGRVVDRIPLPHGTRILAGALETSTVNPIGETLAILTAQRAFETAQKTLLAIDASREKAANDVARVQ
- a CDS encoding flagellar hook-basal body protein, with product MNRAMFAAASGMAAQQTQLEIVADNLANADVAGFKGAAATFADVRAGTLGLGTIAVGKHAVFAQGKLVRSGGAFDVAIDGPGFFVVERGGARAYTRNGEFARESDGTLRNSAGWALSGVRIPADALAARVERDGRVVIDTPAVKGRVIAQMRLASFAAPEALRPLGATLFAATEASGRARLFAPGKHDGPAIAFGMLERSNVSIVEAMMQILGAQRAYEANAKGVQAADEMLRIANNLHRG
- a CDS encoding NADPH-dependent F420 reductase; the protein is MGGVAGRCPRCVRERRNRRARRRNSERYRRNRFRPSTRMRMQIGILGSGNIGGNAARAFAQAGHHVRIANSRGPETLQKLVDEIGPNAEATTPQEAVDASDVVLISVPWTKREEALGEIEGWDDKIVIDAMNAYTEDFEIDDLGSKTSTEFTRALVPGARVVKAFNTMFYKRLAGEGKPNGAKDRLAMPVASDDPAAKRVVMDLIDEIGFDPVDNGDLVEGGRKQQPGSPIYNQPIGAKEMRDQLARA